The Pseudomonas bijieensis DNA window GTGGTGTTCCAATAGCCGAAAAACATCTCGCTGTAGCCCATGGGATGGGCCTGGGCAATTTTCCAGGCCCAGCTCTGGATGTAGGCCTGGTCGGACACCACCGTCGAATCGGTCGATTTGTAGCTGCCAGTGGCATACGGCTGATACCAGACCCCCAGCAACCACAGCTTCATGATCGAACGCGCGGCTTGGGCGGTCTGCGTGACGGCTGGGCGCGATCCGTCCATCAGCACCGCCTTGGCGATCTGGTCGGGCGGGATGTGGTCGGCCGCCAGCGTGGCGTATTGCGTCAGTAACGTGTTGAGCACCTCAGGGGTGATACGCGGGGTGATGAACGCGAGAAAAGTCGACGGCAAACCTACCTGGTCGATCGTCGGTGCCAGCCGATCGGTGGGAATGCCGGTCAGGGCCGATGACAGGCCTACGAAATTGTCCAGATCACTGCTCATGGTTGACTCCTTGTCCGCCA harbors:
- a CDS encoding sorbitol dehydrogenase codes for the protein MSSDLDNFVGLSSALTGIPTDRLAPTIDQVGLPSTFLAFITPRITPEVLNTLLTQYATLAADHIPPDQIAKAVLMDGSRPAVTQTAQAARSIMKLWLLGVWYQPYATGSYKSTDSTVVSDQAYIQSWAWKIAQAHPMGYSEMFFGYWNTTPPSLEDYTGVPANDQGASS